From a region of the Tenggerimyces flavus genome:
- the rplJ gene encoding 50S ribosomal protein L10: MARPDKAAAVAELTDEFKSSNGAVLTEYRGLTVAQLKELRRSISENASYAVVKNTLTKIAAKETGYGELDELLQGPSAIAFIKGDPVEVAKGLRDFAKANPNLVIKGGVLDGKALKVDEITKLADLESREVLLAKLAGAMLASLSGAASLFQAPLSQAARLAEALRAKVEAEGGAAPVEAEAEESAPAAAEAEESAPADDAASES; this comes from the coding sequence ATGGCGAGGCCGGACAAGGCAGCCGCGGTCGCCGAGCTCACCGATGAGTTCAAGAGCTCGAACGGCGCGGTCTTGACCGAGTATCGCGGGCTCACCGTCGCCCAGCTCAAGGAGCTGCGGCGTTCGATCAGTGAGAACGCCAGCTACGCCGTGGTGAAGAACACGCTGACCAAGATCGCCGCGAAGGAGACTGGCTACGGGGAGCTCGACGAGCTGCTCCAGGGCCCTTCGGCGATCGCGTTCATCAAGGGCGACCCGGTCGAGGTCGCCAAGGGACTGCGTGACTTCGCCAAGGCGAACCCCAATCTCGTGATCAAGGGCGGCGTCCTCGACGGCAAGGCGCTCAAGGTCGACGAGATCACCAAGCTCGCGGACCTCGAGTCCCGCGAGGTCCTGCTCGCCAAGCTCGCGGGCGCCATGCTGGCGTCGCTGTCGGGCGCGGCATCGCTGTTCCAGGCTCCGTTGTCGCAGGCCGCTCGGCTCGCCGAGGCACTGCGCGCGAAGGTCGAGGCCGAGGGCGGCGCTGCCCCGGTCGAGGCCGAGGCGGAGGAGAGCGCCCCGGCTGCGGCCGAGGCCGAGGAGAGCGCCCCCGCTGACGACGCAGCCAGCGAGAGCTGA
- a CDS encoding pyridoxal phosphate-dependent aminotransferase — protein MTISPGTDAQSQTAAERARISTRIGNIAESATLAVDGKAKALKAAGRPVIGFGAGEPDFPTPDYIVQAAAEACADPRNHRYTPAAGLPELREAIAAKTKRDSGYEVAANQVLVTNGGKQATYVAFAVLLDPGDEVLLPAPYWTTYPESITLAGGVPVPVETDESQEYLATVEQLEAARTERTKALLLCSPSNPTGAVYSADQLKAIGEWAVEHGVWVVSDEIYEHLTYDGVESASIAVVVPELADHCLVVNGLAKTYAMTGWRVGWLVGPTDVIKAAANYQSHLCGNVSNVAQRAAITAVSGDLSAAAAMREAFDRRRQLIVRLLSEVPGFVCPLPKGAFYAYPSVKGALGKLIRGKRPQTSSELATLILEEVEVAAVPGEAFGTPGYLRFSYALGDDDIVEGVTRIQKLLAEAQD, from the coding sequence ATGACCATTTCACCAGGCACCGACGCCCAGAGCCAAACCGCCGCCGAACGAGCCCGCATCTCCACGCGGATCGGCAACATCGCCGAGTCCGCCACACTCGCGGTCGATGGCAAGGCGAAGGCGCTCAAGGCGGCGGGCCGGCCGGTCATCGGCTTCGGCGCGGGCGAGCCCGACTTCCCCACGCCCGACTACATCGTCCAGGCCGCCGCCGAGGCGTGCGCCGACCCGCGCAACCACCGCTACACCCCCGCCGCGGGCCTCCCCGAGTTGCGCGAGGCGATCGCCGCGAAGACCAAGCGGGACAGCGGGTACGAGGTCGCCGCCAACCAGGTGCTCGTGACGAACGGCGGCAAGCAGGCCACGTACGTCGCGTTCGCCGTCCTGCTCGACCCGGGCGACGAGGTGCTGCTGCCCGCGCCGTACTGGACCACCTACCCCGAGTCGATCACGCTCGCCGGCGGTGTCCCCGTCCCGGTCGAGACCGACGAGAGCCAGGAGTACCTCGCGACCGTCGAGCAGCTCGAGGCCGCCCGCACCGAGCGCACGAAGGCGCTGCTGCTCTGCTCCCCGAGCAACCCGACCGGCGCCGTCTACTCCGCCGACCAGCTGAAGGCGATCGGCGAGTGGGCCGTCGAGCACGGCGTCTGGGTCGTCTCGGACGAGATCTACGAGCACCTGACGTACGACGGCGTCGAGTCCGCCTCGATCGCGGTGGTCGTGCCCGAGCTCGCCGACCACTGCCTGGTCGTCAACGGCCTTGCCAAGACCTACGCGATGACCGGCTGGCGCGTGGGCTGGTTGGTCGGGCCGACCGACGTGATCAAGGCCGCGGCCAACTACCAGTCGCACCTGTGCGGCAACGTCAGCAACGTCGCCCAGCGGGCCGCGATCACCGCGGTCTCCGGTGACCTGTCGGCGGCCGCGGCGATGCGCGAGGCGTTCGACCGCCGCCGCCAGCTGATCGTCCGGCTGCTGTCGGAGGTGCCGGGCTTCGTCTGCCCGCTGCCGAAGGGCGCGTTCTACGCGTACCCGTCGGTCAAGGGCGCGCTCGGCAAGCTGATCCGCGGCAAGCGGCCGCAGACCTCCTCCGAGCTCGCCACGCTGATCCTCGAAGAGGTCGAGGTCGCCGCGGTGCCGGGTGAGGCGTTCGGTACGCCGGGCTACCTGCGCTTCTCGTACGCGCTCGGCGACGACGACATCGTCGAGGGCGTCACGCGGATCCAGAAGCTCCTCGCCGAGGCGCAGGACTAG
- the rpmG gene encoding 50S ribosomal protein L33, with the protein MAAKSADVRPKITMACTECKERNYITKKNRRNDPDRLELKKFCPRCRTHTPHRETR; encoded by the coding sequence GTGGCCGCCAAGAGCGCTGACGTCCGCCCCAAGATCACTATGGCTTGCACCGAGTGCAAGGAGCGGAACTACATCACCAAGAAGAACCGGCGTAACGACCCCGACAGGCTCGAGCTGAAGAAGTTCTGCCCGCGCTGCCGGACGCACACGCCACACCGCGAGACGCGCTAG
- a CDS encoding FadR/GntR family transcriptional regulator, translating to MAVTDEAIEKIKEMIVSGRLRPGDRLPKEADLASNLELSRSSLREAVRALSALRILDVRQGDGTYVTSLAPSLLLEALSFLVDLHHDDTLLEIFEVRRMLEPAVTAQAAIRIDIEDLDALQKHLDKIHPGSTVEELVANDLEFHSRIAAASGNSVLKSLLDSLCAPTVRARIWRGLTQEGAVERTVAEHVAILDAMRARQPETARALATVHVLGVEEWLRKAP from the coding sequence ATGGCAGTCACGGACGAGGCGATCGAGAAGATCAAGGAGATGATCGTCTCCGGTCGCCTGCGGCCCGGTGACCGGTTGCCGAAGGAGGCCGACCTCGCGTCGAACCTCGAGCTCTCCCGCAGCTCCCTGCGCGAGGCCGTCCGCGCCCTGAGCGCGTTGCGCATCCTCGACGTACGGCAGGGCGACGGTACGTACGTCACCAGCCTCGCGCCGAGCCTGCTGCTCGAGGCACTGAGCTTCCTGGTCGACCTGCACCACGACGACACCCTGTTGGAGATCTTCGAGGTCCGCCGCATGCTCGAGCCCGCGGTCACCGCGCAGGCGGCGATCCGGATCGACATCGAGGACCTCGACGCGCTGCAGAAGCACCTCGACAAGATCCACCCGGGCTCGACCGTGGAGGAACTCGTCGCGAACGACCTGGAGTTCCACAGCCGGATCGCCGCCGCGTCCGGCAACTCGGTGCTGAAGTCGCTGCTCGACAGCCTGTGCGCGCCGACCGTACGGGCCCGCATCTGGCGCGGCCTCACCCAGGAGGGCGCGGTCGAACGTACGGTCGCCGAGCACGTCGCGATCCTCGACGCCATGCGCGCCCGCCAGCCCGAGACGGCCCGCGCGCTGGCCACCGTGCACGTCCTCGGCGTCGAGGAGTGGCTCCGCAAAGCTCCCTAG
- a CDS encoding LLM class F420-dependent oxidoreductase produces the protein MRIGVVFPQTQIGADPGGIRAYAEAAADLGYQHLMVYDHVLGADPAAREGWKGAYDLHDTFHEPFVLFGWLAAFSPLELVTGVIVLPQRQAALAAKQAAEVDILSGGKLRLGVGIGWNKVEYEALGEDFHRRGRVLDEQIDLMKRLWTEPVVTSEGSRHNVQAAGLAPMPVQRPIPIWLGAERAEAAFDRVGRVGDGWFPQVAPGAKLDDLIARVHAAASRHGRDPAQIGMEGRISVRAGQLDAVAAEADGWRKASATHISVNTMPGGRKTVDEHIALLREATAAVGLG, from the coding sequence ATGCGGATCGGAGTGGTTTTCCCCCAGACCCAGATCGGCGCGGACCCGGGTGGGATCCGTGCGTACGCCGAGGCAGCGGCCGACCTGGGCTACCAGCACCTGATGGTCTACGACCACGTTCTGGGCGCCGATCCGGCCGCTCGCGAGGGGTGGAAGGGCGCGTACGACCTGCACGACACGTTCCACGAGCCGTTCGTGCTGTTCGGCTGGCTGGCCGCGTTCTCGCCGCTGGAGCTCGTCACCGGCGTGATCGTGCTGCCGCAGCGCCAGGCGGCGCTCGCGGCCAAGCAGGCGGCCGAGGTCGACATCCTGTCCGGCGGGAAGCTGCGGCTCGGCGTGGGCATCGGCTGGAACAAGGTCGAGTACGAGGCGCTCGGCGAGGACTTCCACCGGCGCGGACGCGTGCTCGACGAGCAGATCGACCTGATGAAGCGGCTCTGGACCGAGCCGGTCGTCACCTCGGAGGGCAGCCGGCACAACGTCCAGGCCGCCGGCCTCGCGCCGATGCCGGTCCAGCGGCCGATTCCGATCTGGCTGGGCGCGGAGCGTGCCGAGGCGGCGTTCGACCGGGTGGGCCGGGTCGGCGACGGCTGGTTCCCGCAGGTCGCGCCCGGCGCGAAGCTGGACGACCTGATCGCCCGAGTCCATGCCGCTGCCTCGCGACATGGGCGCGATCCCGCGCAGATCGGCATGGAGGGCCGAATCTCCGTACGCGCCGGCCAGCTCGACGCGGTCGCGGCGGAGGCGGACGGCTGGCGGAAGGCGTCCGCGACGCACATCTCGGTGAACACGATGCCCGGCGGCCGCAAGACCGTCGACGAGCACATCGCCCTGCTCCGCGAGGCCACTGCAGCTGTGGGTCTCGGTTAG
- the rplK gene encoding 50S ribosomal protein L11 has product MPPKKKIASVLKLQLQAGQATPAPPVGTVLGPTGINIMEFTKSYNSQTESLRGNVIPVEITIYEDRSFSFVTKTPPAVELIKKAAGLDKGSPTPHTVKVASVTRAQVREIAETKMPDLNANDIDAAMKIVEGTARSMGVTVK; this is encoded by the coding sequence ATGCCCCCCAAGAAGAAGATCGCTTCAGTCCTGAAGCTGCAGCTCCAGGCTGGCCAGGCGACGCCCGCCCCGCCCGTGGGTACGGTGCTCGGCCCGACCGGCATCAACATCATGGAGTTCACCAAGTCGTACAACTCGCAGACCGAGTCGCTGCGCGGGAACGTGATCCCGGTCGAGATCACGATCTACGAGGACCGCTCGTTCTCGTTCGTCACCAAGACGCCGCCCGCGGTCGAGCTGATCAAGAAGGCCGCCGGCCTGGACAAGGGCTCGCCGACGCCGCACACCGTCAAGGTGGCCTCGGTGACGCGTGCCCAGGTCCGCGAGATCGCCGAGACCAAGATGCCCGACCTGAACGCCAACGACATCGACGCGGCGATGAAGATCGTCGAGGGCACCGCCCGGTCGATGGGTGTCACGGTCAAGTAG
- the nusG gene encoding transcription termination/antitermination protein NusG, translating into MSDWDDQIRDPEGQDEQKSAVATDLAEGATDASDATDVPEASDAETTSEELDAAAADAPVASDDAAASDDAEDSDEAADSDEAADIDAPAGDPLEEFREALRSKPGDWYVIHTYSGMENRVKANLENRIQSLNMEDYIYEVVVPQEEVAEIKNGQRRMVRRTVLPGYVLVRLDLTDESWAAVRHTPSVTGFVGHAHQPVPLSLEEVEKMLAPAIEEAAQEQAGGETKKKKAEVVDFATGDSVMVVDGPFATLHATITELNPESQRVKALVEIFGRETPVELSFTQIQKV; encoded by the coding sequence GTGTCCGACTGGGACGACCAGATCCGCGACCCGGAGGGTCAGGACGAGCAGAAGTCTGCCGTCGCGACCGACCTGGCCGAGGGTGCGACCGACGCCTCCGACGCCACGGATGTTCCTGAAGCTTCCGACGCCGAGACGACCTCGGAAGAGCTGGACGCCGCTGCTGCTGATGCCCCCGTCGCCTCCGACGACGCTGCCGCCTCCGATGACGCTGAGGACTCCGACGAGGCGGCGGACTCCGACGAGGCCGCGGACATCGACGCGCCCGCCGGGGACCCGCTCGAGGAGTTCCGCGAGGCACTGCGTTCCAAGCCCGGCGACTGGTACGTCATTCACACGTACTCCGGCATGGAGAACCGCGTCAAGGCCAACCTGGAGAACCGCATCCAGAGCCTCAACATGGAGGACTACATCTACGAGGTAGTCGTTCCGCAAGAGGAGGTCGCGGAGATCAAGAACGGCCAGCGCCGGATGGTGCGGCGGACCGTTCTGCCCGGGTACGTCCTCGTACGCCTGGACCTCACCGACGAGTCGTGGGCAGCCGTTCGGCACACCCCGTCGGTGACCGGCTTCGTCGGGCACGCGCACCAGCCGGTGCCGTTGAGCCTCGAAGAGGTCGAGAAGATGCTCGCGCCGGCGATCGAAGAGGCCGCGCAGGAGCAGGCCGGCGGCGAAACGAAGAAGAAGAAGGCCGAGGTCGTCGACTTCGCGACGGGCGACTCGGTCATGGTGGTCGACGGCCCGTTCGCGACGTTGCACGCCACGATCACCGAGCTCAACCCCGAGTCGCAGCGCGTGAAGGCGCTCGTGGAGATCTTCGGCCGGGAGACCCCGGTCGAGCTCTCGTTCACTCAGATCCAGAAGGTCTGA
- the secE gene encoding preprotein translocase subunit SecE → MTETRGSTATPERARPEKSGDGGGPIARVGLFYRQVVAELRKVIWPTRQQLITYWTVVLVFVLAIIGIVSLLDLGIGWLMLKVFG, encoded by the coding sequence GTGACGGAGACGCGCGGGTCTACGGCGACCCCGGAGCGTGCCCGCCCGGAGAAGTCGGGTGACGGCGGCGGTCCCATCGCTCGTGTCGGCCTGTTCTACCGCCAGGTGGTTGCCGAGCTGCGCAAGGTCATTTGGCCGACCCGCCAGCAGCTCATCACCTACTGGACGGTCGTGCTGGTGTTCGTGCTCGCGATCATCGGGATCGTGTCGCTCCTCGACCTGGGGATCGGCTGGCTGATGCTGAAGGTCTTCGGCTGA
- a CDS encoding UDP-N-acetylmuramate dehydrogenase, protein MYDVPLSTLTTLRLGGPAKELLEISDTDELCSTVERLDAAGEAVLILGGGSNLVVGDAGFPGTVVRVATRGIAVEDDSSCAGVTVRVAAGENWDAFVRHAIEQSWVGVEALSGIPGLVGAAPIQNVGAYGQEVENTLAQVRVWDRVDGQVRTFANADCGFGYRTSRFKREPERYVVLEVVFQFRVGDLGAPVRYAELARTLGTELDRRVPLVSMREAVLGLRRGKGMVLDPDDHDTWSAGSFFTNPILDAAHAANLPGDAPQWPAGEGLVKTSAAWLIEQAGYVKGYGSGSVRLSSKHTLALTNRGGASTEELLTLAREVRDGVHSAFGIDLVPEPVLVSADL, encoded by the coding sequence ATGTACGACGTGCCGCTCTCGACGCTCACCACCCTGCGGCTCGGCGGGCCGGCCAAGGAGCTCCTGGAGATCTCCGACACCGACGAGCTCTGCTCGACCGTCGAGCGCCTCGACGCCGCGGGCGAGGCCGTCCTGATCCTCGGCGGCGGCAGCAACCTCGTCGTCGGCGACGCCGGCTTCCCCGGCACGGTCGTCCGCGTCGCGACGCGCGGGATCGCCGTCGAGGACGACTCGTCCTGCGCCGGCGTGACCGTCCGCGTCGCGGCGGGGGAGAACTGGGACGCGTTCGTCCGGCACGCGATCGAACAGAGCTGGGTCGGCGTCGAGGCGCTGTCCGGCATCCCCGGCCTGGTCGGTGCCGCGCCGATCCAGAACGTCGGCGCGTACGGCCAGGAGGTCGAGAACACGCTCGCGCAGGTCCGCGTCTGGGACCGCGTCGACGGGCAGGTCCGGACGTTCGCCAACGCGGACTGCGGCTTCGGCTACCGGACCAGCCGGTTCAAGCGGGAGCCGGAACGGTACGTCGTGCTCGAGGTGGTCTTCCAGTTCCGCGTCGGCGATCTGGGCGCGCCCGTGCGGTACGCCGAGCTCGCGCGCACGCTGGGCACCGAGCTGGATCGCCGGGTGCCGTTGGTCAGCATGCGCGAGGCCGTCCTCGGCCTGCGCCGCGGCAAGGGGATGGTGCTCGACCCGGACGACCACGACACGTGGAGCGCGGGCTCGTTCTTCACCAACCCGATCCTCGACGCCGCGCACGCCGCCAACCTGCCCGGCGACGCGCCGCAGTGGCCCGCCGGCGAGGGGCTGGTGAAGACCAGCGCGGCGTGGCTGATCGAGCAGGCCGGGTACGTGAAGGGGTACGGCAGCGGGTCCGTACGGCTGTCGAGCAAGCACACACTCGCCCTGACCAACCGCGGCGGCGCGTCCACCGAGGAGCTGCTCACCCTCGCCCGCGAGGTCCGCGACGGCGTGCACTCGGCGTTCGGGATCGACCTCGTGCCGGAACCCGTCCTGGTCTCCGCGGACCTCTAG
- a CDS encoding adenosine deaminase — protein MTADRPLDPLPKAHLHLHFTGSMRHGTLVELADQHGIRLPDSLRESWPPQLLATDEKGWFRFQRLYDTARSVLKTEEDVRRLVLETVQDEAAEGSGWLEIQVDPSGYGTRFGGITAFTDLVLDAVRDASDRTGVGVAVIIAANRIRHPLDARTLARLAAQYADRGVVGFGLSNDERRGEPYTFARAFAIAERAGLASVPHGGELMGPESVTACLDWLHATRVGHGVRSVEDPALLDRIATQGVPLEVCPASNVSLGVYPDPAAVPLRKLFEAGVQIALGADDPLLFGVRLTGQYRIARWHGFTDEELAELARMSIRASCAPSDVKERLLKGVEDWLSSS, from the coding sequence GTGACAGCCGACCGTCCGCTCGACCCGCTCCCGAAAGCGCACCTGCACCTGCACTTCACCGGGTCGATGCGGCACGGGACGCTCGTCGAGCTCGCCGACCAGCACGGCATCCGGCTGCCCGACTCCTTGCGGGAGTCGTGGCCGCCGCAGCTGCTCGCGACCGACGAGAAGGGCTGGTTCCGCTTCCAGCGCCTGTACGACACCGCCCGCTCGGTCCTCAAGACCGAGGAGGACGTCCGCCGCCTCGTTCTGGAGACCGTCCAGGACGAGGCCGCGGAAGGCTCGGGCTGGTTGGAGATCCAGGTCGATCCGTCCGGGTACGGCACGCGGTTCGGCGGCATCACGGCGTTCACCGACCTCGTCCTCGACGCGGTCCGGGATGCCTCCGACCGCACCGGTGTCGGCGTCGCGGTGATCATCGCCGCGAACCGGATCCGGCACCCGCTCGACGCCCGCACGCTGGCCCGGCTCGCGGCCCAGTACGCCGACCGGGGCGTCGTCGGGTTCGGCCTGTCGAACGACGAGCGCCGGGGCGAGCCGTACACGTTCGCCCGCGCGTTCGCGATCGCCGAGCGCGCCGGCCTCGCGAGCGTCCCGCACGGCGGCGAGCTGATGGGTCCGGAGAGTGTCACCGCGTGCCTGGACTGGCTGCACGCGACCCGCGTCGGGCACGGCGTACGGTCCGTCGAGGACCCGGCGCTGCTCGACCGGATCGCCACCCAGGGCGTGCCGCTCGAGGTCTGCCCGGCGAGCAACGTCTCGCTCGGCGTCTACCCCGACCCGGCGGCCGTCCCGTTGCGGAAGCTGTTCGAGGCCGGCGTGCAGATCGCCCTCGGCGCCGACGACCCGCTGCTGTTCGGCGTACGCCTCACCGGCCAGTACCGCATCGCCCGCTGGCACGGCTTCACCGACGAGGAACTGGCCGAGCTGGCCCGCATGTCGATCCGCGCCTCGTGCGCTCCGTCCGACGTCAAGGAGCGCCTACTCAAGGGCGTCGAGGACTGGCTCAGCAGCAGTTGA
- a CDS encoding DUF6318 family protein, with translation MRFSLGLAASVALACTLTACGGGSPEPPALDTPAPTQSVSTPTPTPSATASAKPTAAPTPTDVVETGGGGKVDAATKAAAEAFVQNVLTALDKATTTGDFKDAQAVFDKSCTTCKDGIAYIQGIYAKNQKIVGGEYQDPRFSVVDSPVADVVVRVDSTVAAYKVVNAAGKTIGRAGAEPDISNFHLKKSGDTWHVVRWSYS, from the coding sequence GTGCGGTTCTCGCTAGGACTGGCGGCGTCGGTCGCTCTCGCCTGCACGCTCACCGCGTGCGGCGGCGGGAGCCCTGAGCCGCCTGCACTCGACACCCCGGCTCCCACCCAGTCGGTCAGCACGCCCACTCCGACGCCTTCGGCGACTGCCAGCGCGAAGCCCACGGCTGCGCCGACCCCGACCGATGTGGTCGAGACCGGTGGCGGCGGGAAGGTCGACGCCGCGACCAAGGCGGCTGCCGAAGCGTTCGTCCAGAACGTTTTGACCGCCCTGGACAAGGCCACGACCACGGGTGACTTCAAGGACGCTCAGGCGGTCTTCGACAAGAGCTGCACCACCTGTAAGGACGGGATCGCCTACATCCAGGGGATCTACGCCAAGAACCAGAAGATCGTCGGCGGTGAGTATCAGGACCCGAGGTTCAGCGTGGTCGACTCGCCGGTCGCCGATGTCGTCGTCCGGGTAGACAGCACGGTTGCCGCGTACAAGGTCGTCAACGCGGCGGGCAAGACCATCGGGCGGGCTGGTGCGGAGCCCGATATCTCGAACTTCCACCTGAAGAAGTCAGGTGACACGTGGCACGTCGTTCGCTGGTCTTACAGCTAG
- a CDS encoding type II toxin-antitoxin system Phd/YefM family antitoxin: MRWQVQEAKQRFSEVLRRAQEDGPQIVTKHGEEIAVLIDINAYRHLTGGELSFKDFLRTMPELPDEVLERPEEYPREIDRSDD; encoded by the coding sequence ATGAGATGGCAGGTTCAGGAGGCGAAGCAGCGCTTCAGCGAGGTGCTGCGTCGAGCGCAGGAGGACGGGCCGCAGATCGTCACCAAACATGGGGAGGAGATCGCTGTGCTGATCGACATCAATGCATACAGACATCTGACCGGGGGAGAGCTGAGCTTCAAGGACTTCCTCAGGACGATGCCAGAGCTCCCGGACGAGGTCCTGGAGCGTCCCGAGGAGTATCCGCGGGAGATCGACCGGTCGGACGACTGA
- the rplA gene encoding 50S ribosomal protein L1 has protein sequence MKRSKSYRAAAEKVDPSVLYGPREAVALAKQNTSTKFDQTVDVAMRLGVDPRKADQMVRGTVNLPHGTGKTARVLVFATGDRASEAEAAGADFVGSDDLIERINGGWLDFDAVVATPDLMGKVGRLGRVLGPRGLMPNPKTGTVTTDVAKAVSEIKGGKIEFRVDRHANLHFIIGKSSFSEQQLAENYAAAVDEIMRLKPSSAKGRYLRKITVSTTMGPGILVDPNKLKLEETPA, from the coding sequence ATGAAGCGCAGCAAGTCCTACCGAGCCGCCGCCGAGAAGGTGGATCCGTCCGTCCTCTACGGTCCCCGCGAGGCCGTGGCTCTGGCCAAGCAGAACACGTCGACGAAGTTCGACCAGACGGTCGACGTCGCGATGCGGCTCGGGGTCGACCCCCGCAAGGCCGACCAGATGGTCCGCGGCACCGTGAACCTGCCGCACGGCACCGGCAAGACCGCCCGCGTCCTGGTCTTCGCGACCGGCGACCGCGCGTCTGAGGCCGAGGCCGCCGGGGCCGACTTCGTGGGCTCGGACGACCTGATCGAGCGCATCAACGGCGGCTGGCTCGACTTCGACGCCGTCGTCGCGACCCCCGACCTGATGGGCAAGGTCGGCCGCCTCGGCCGCGTCCTCGGCCCGCGAGGCCTGATGCCGAACCCGAAGACCGGCACCGTGACCACCGACGTGGCGAAGGCCGTGTCGGAGATCAAGGGCGGCAAGATCGAGTTCCGCGTCGACCGCCACGCCAACCTGCACTTCATCATCGGCAAGTCCTCGTTCTCCGAGCAGCAGCTGGCCGAGAACTACGCGGCCGCCGTGGACGAGATCATGCGTCTGAAGCCCTCGTCGGCCAAGGGCCGGTACCTGCGGAAGATCACGGTCTCCACGACCATGGGCCCGGGCATCCTGGTCGACCCGAACAAGCTGAAGCTCGAAGAGACCCCCGCCTGA
- the rplL gene encoding 50S ribosomal protein L7/L12 produces MAKLSTDELLDAFKEMTLLELSEFVKQFEDTFGVTAAAPVAVAAASGPGGGGAAAEAPEEKDEFDVVLEAAGEKKIQVIKEVRALTSLGLKEAKDLVEAAPKPVLEKVNKEQADKAKEALEAAGASVSLK; encoded by the coding sequence ATGGCGAAGCTCAGCACCGACGAGCTCCTGGACGCGTTCAAGGAGATGACGCTCCTCGAGCTCAGCGAGTTCGTGAAGCAGTTCGAGGACACGTTCGGCGTGACCGCGGCCGCCCCGGTCGCCGTCGCGGCCGCCTCGGGTCCGGGTGGCGGCGGCGCCGCTGCCGAGGCTCCGGAGGAGAAGGACGAGTTCGACGTCGTCCTCGAGGCCGCTGGCGAGAAGAAGATCCAGGTCATCAAAGAGGTCCGTGCCCTCACCAGCCTGGGCCTGAAGGAGGCGAAGGACCTCGTCGAGGCCGCGCCGAAGCCCGTCCTGGAGAAGGTGAACAAGGAGCAGGCCGACAAGGCCAAGGAGGCCCTCGAGGCCGCCGGTGCCAGCGTCTCGCTCAAGTAG
- a CDS encoding MaoC family dehydratase — protein MTAVEVGTELPSQTVRIDRATLVRYAGASGDFNPIHWSDRVAREVGLEGVIAHGMLTMGAAARLVTEWAGDPERVEEYSTRFTNPIAVPDSDEPVELVVTGKVAAVLDDGRVRVDLIATVGETKVLGMARAVVRVA, from the coding sequence GTGACCGCCGTCGAGGTCGGTACCGAGCTGCCGAGCCAGACCGTCCGCATCGACCGCGCGACGCTGGTCCGCTACGCGGGTGCCTCCGGGGACTTCAACCCGATCCACTGGAGCGACCGCGTCGCCCGCGAGGTCGGCCTTGAGGGAGTGATCGCGCACGGCATGCTCACGATGGGCGCCGCCGCCCGCCTCGTCACCGAGTGGGCCGGCGACCCCGAACGCGTCGAGGAGTACTCCACGCGCTTCACCAACCCGATCGCCGTTCCCGACTCCGACGAGCCGGTCGAGCTCGTCGTCACCGGCAAGGTCGCCGCGGTGCTCGACGACGGACGGGTCCGCGTCGACCTGATCGCGACGGTCGGCGAGACCAAGGTTCTCGGCATGGCCCGCGCGGTCGTACGGGTCGCCTGA
- a CDS encoding FAS1-like dehydratase domain-containing protein has product MPLADDLVGRTYTSPAPYEVSRAKIAEFAAAVGDPNPAYTHPDNAKVVAPPTFPIVIVMDLLSAMLADLGVPLHKIMHADQKFAYARPIRPGDRLSATLAIETIRSMGGTDLVITRTTVATEDGEQVCTTSATVVHKGEPA; this is encoded by the coding sequence ATGCCGCTCGCTGACGACCTGGTTGGTCGTACGTACACCTCGCCGGCGCCGTACGAGGTGAGCCGCGCGAAGATCGCCGAGTTCGCCGCGGCGGTCGGCGACCCGAACCCCGCGTACACCCATCCGGACAACGCGAAGGTCGTCGCGCCGCCCACGTTCCCGATCGTGATCGTGATGGACCTGCTCAGCGCGATGCTCGCCGATCTAGGCGTCCCGCTGCACAAGATCATGCACGCCGACCAGAAGTTCGCCTACGCCCGTCCTATCCGCCCCGGCGACCGGCTCAGCGCCACGCTGGCGATCGAGACGATCCGTTCCATGGGCGGCACCGACCTGGTCATCACCAGGACGACCGTCGCCACCGAGGACGGCGAGCAGGTCTGCACCACCAGCGCCACCGTCGTGCACAAGGGAGAACCAGCGTGA